The stretch of DNA GCCCATGCCGGGTTGCCCTGCCGCGTGTACACGATAGACGTCGCTAAGTCGTAGGCAAAGCCGCTGCCTGCCCGCCATTCGCGCCAACGCTCCGCAGCGTTACCGCGGGATTCGGAGTTGTTGTGGTTGCGTCAGCGTAGAGTGTCGCAAGGCTTGCGGCGCCGTTCAGCGTATACCGATCCGCCGTACCATGGAACTGGATGGTCTGGCCGACGATTCCGTTGCCGGGCGATTGGCTGGTATCGACAAGGAGGTAAGCATTGGACAGTGTAGCGCCTGTGACGGAAATCCCGAGCAAGCCCGAGAGCTGCGGATCAGGCCGCATGGCAATCAAATTACCACCAGCGTTTACCCAGTCAGTGAACATCCCCACTTGAGCGATCGAAAGGGACACAGGCGCCAGGATGACCGCGTCGTAGCTCGCTAGCATCGCGGCATTCACGGATGAGATATCGCTCACCGAGAATAAATTGAGCCCCTCACTGCGCAGTATCTCCGCGTAGTACTTTCCGAACGTGGAAGAAGCACCGGTGACAACCAATATGGGCCCGCCCGGTCCTTGGTTCGGATCAGGCAATTGCGCAGCGGCGGCAGGAACCAGCCACTCTAAAACCGCACCAAAGAGCCCTTGCAACGAGAGATTAGCGTTTCGTCTATTGTCTGAATAGGGGCTCCGGTCAGAATCGGAGGGAATGAGCAAGCCCAGAGTTTGTGATGTAGAGGGTGCGGCTGAGGAGGACCTATTCTGTTGCAGACGTTTAACAGCTCGTCTTACCCTAAGCTTCTTGCCGACGGAAACGTTCCACTCCGTAAGGTCCTCATCCTCATCTCCCACAAATAACCGGCCGGTCGGATCGAAAGCAAGCGCATTGATGAATCGGTTGTGTCTCGGAAGGGCCCTACGCAGTTGACCGCTTGCTAAATCCCATACCAAGATGCGCGTGTCTTCTCCCGCACTCACCACGGTCTGTCCATTTGGACTGATGGCGACCGCCCTAACGGGCGCCTGATGTCCCAGAAGACTTCGGACCTCTTGTCCGGTCGCTGCATTCCATACCTTTACCTGAGCATCTTCGCCGGCACTGACGAGGACGCTACCGTTTCGGCTAAAGGCGAGCGCATTTACCTCCCCCGAGTGGCCAAGGAGGGTCTTTACAAGCTTGCCCGTCGCCACATCCCACAGCAGCACACGGGCAGCCGCGTCACCGCTAGCCAATTGCTTTCCATTCCCGCTAAAGGCGAGGCTGTTGATAAAATCGGTATGACCCGACAGGATTCGAGTTAGTTTTCCGGTACCGGCGTCCCACAACAGGATCCTGGTCTCTTCGCCGGCGCTGGCAAGGCTCTTACCGTCCGGGCTAGCGGCGATCGTCCTGATGGGATGCTCATGGCCCAGTAACACCTTGCTCTGTGTCCCAGTGGTGACGTCCCAGAGCCGGACTTCCGTGTCCCTGCCGACACTCACTAAACGGGTCCCGTCCGCACCGAAAGCTACCCCAGTGACTCCGGCACCATGGTGTGCGGCCAGCGCGAACCGTTCTGACCCGGTTGCGTCCCATAGGCGAACCGCACTGTCTTCTCCGGCGGTACCTACAAGCGCCCCGTCGGGGCTCACAGCGAGCGCGGTGGTGCCTTTCCAATCGTGTCTACGCGCCTTCTTACGGAGGCCCGTCGACGTTATGTTGGCAAGGGGCAGGCCCTGCGCCTCTCGACGCTGATTTGGCGTTTCGGAATCGATACCCGGCGCCGGTTCGATCGCAGGTGAATCAGAGGGGGCAGCGGCGTTCATGTTGCTCGCGCCGTTAGCCGCCTCAGCAAAGGCATCGGCACCAGGCGCGGCAATATGTCGCGTGAAGCGCTTAGTTCCTCGAGCGAGGTCCCAAACTATAACCTGCCCATCCTTGCTGACGCTCGCGAGCGTTCTGCCATCCGGGCTATAGGTCAGCG from Pseudomonadota bacterium encodes:
- a CDS encoding WD40 repeat domain-containing protein, which translates into the protein MTTFALLFASFLLLVSGAVPLTRDLLRDPAGVLQGFQARTRLPTVAFSPDGTRLGVLGHGAVVTLWDVASGQKGPVLKSQGADIMALVFDPNGRSVAGVGADDRIILWDLTTGADRLTLFPGPLGSNVRAVGFSPDGTALASLGDHGSVIVWDAATGNATYVLSGHSDAINGVAFSPDGKLLATASRDSTVALWDLSIGEERVTLNSPSPIERLAFSADGGILAGVDQEGHILLWSSATGKLDRTLAGHAGAVTEAVFSLDGRTLASVGTDTRITLWDVATGRLRLTLGNQAGVAVNDVAFSPDGKTLASATDDTGIGLWEVATGRLRRTLADHDDSVASLTYSPDGRTLASVSKDGQVIVWDLARGTKRFTRHIAAPGADAFAEAANGASNMNAAAPSDSPAIEPAPGIDSETPNQRREAQGLPLANITSTGLRKKARRHDWKGTTALAVSPDGALVGTAGEDSAVRLWDATGSERFALAAHHGAGVTGVAFGADGTRLVSVGRDTEVRLWDVTTGTQSKVLLGHEHPIRTIAASPDGKSLASAGEETRILLWDAGTGKLTRILSGHTDFINSLAFSGNGKQLASGDAAARVLLWDVATGKLVKTLLGHSGEVNALAFSRNGSVLVSAGEDAQVKVWNAATGQEVRSLLGHQAPVRAVAISPNGQTVVSAGEDTRILVWDLASGQLRRALPRHNRFINALAFDPTGRLFVGDEDEDLTEWNVSVGKKLRVRRAVKRLQQNRSSSAAPSTSQTLGLLIPSDSDRSPYSDNRRNANLSLQGLFGAVLEWLVPAAAAQLPDPNQGPGGPILVVTGASSTFGKYYAEILRSEGLNLFSVSDISSVNAAMLASYDAVILAPVSLSIAQVGMFTDWVNAGGNLIAMRPDPQLSGLLGISVTGATLSNAYLLVDTSQSPGNGIVGQTIQFHGTADRYTLNGAASLATLYADATTTTPNPAVTLRSVGANGGQAAALPTT